In Candidatus Poribacteria bacterium, one DNA window encodes the following:
- a CDS encoding tetratricopeptide repeat protein yields MKAGNEAYARQNYGEAQVAFQQATLDKPESPTTHYNLGAALYKQDKFREAVRAFQVSLRKHTEQTKNVPNLAHIYYNLGNAQFKAGDLAGAIESYKHTLRFEPQDTDAQYNLALALQLMKQQEDLAQQQANKDAPPKTEPNDIGRAETLQLLERFSENENRLRQKLLQEQRKSGHRREKDW; encoded by the coding sequence ATGAAAGCAGGAAACGAGGCGTACGCGCGCCAGAACTATGGCGAGGCACAAGTCGCTTTTCAACAGGCAACGCTTGACAAGCCTGAAAGTCCGACCACACACTATAACCTCGGCGCAGCCCTCTATAAACAGGACAAATTTAGAGAGGCGGTGCGGGCATTTCAGGTGTCGCTGCGAAAGCACACTGAGCAAACCAAAAACGTCCCAAATCTGGCGCACATCTATTACAACTTGGGAAACGCCCAATTTAAAGCAGGCGATCTTGCAGGGGCAATTGAATCTTACAAACACACACTCCGCTTCGAGCCTCAGGACACCGATGCCCAGTACAACCTTGCATTAGCACTTCAACTGATGAAGCAACAGGAAGATCTCGCACAACAGCAGGCGAATAAGGACGCTCCACCGAAAACTGAACCTAATGATATTGGCAGAGCGGAGACACTTCAACTCTTGGAACGTTTTAGTGAGAATGAGAATAGATTACGCCAAAAATTACTACAGGAACAGCGCAAAAGCGGACATCGGCGTGAAAAAGATTGGTAA
- a CDS encoding Gfo/Idh/MocA family oxidoreductase, whose translation MDKVKLGFIGTGGMAGAHMNNLKDNFEDVEFCAMCDISEDRAKARAEEFGGNAYTDYRVMYDKEELDAVYICTPPFAHGEQERIACEQGIAMFIEKPIHSELEPAIIINEYVEQSGVVTSVGYHWRYGGNAQNAKAMLEEQPQILGALGYWMGGMPGTPWWRVRAESGGQHVEQTTHIFDLARFLVGSDGKTVHGVAASGSMTHIENYDIDDISMVNIEFKNGAVANIVSACAMEGFGRVHLEVFTRGLVVTVGGPNNVNRGGETEPLQGDGGQDRDRVFIDAVKSGDTSEILSPYSDALETLRIMLAASTSFRTGKAIDL comes from the coding sequence ATGGATAAAGTGAAACTCGGTTTTATTGGAACCGGTGGTATGGCGGGCGCGCACATGAACAACCTTAAAGATAACTTTGAGGACGTTGAATTCTGTGCGATGTGTGATATTTCGGAAGACCGTGCAAAGGCACGTGCCGAAGAATTCGGTGGCAACGCTTACACCGATTATCGCGTCATGTACGATAAAGAGGAACTGGACGCGGTTTATATTTGTACACCACCCTTTGCCCACGGCGAACAGGAACGCATCGCTTGCGAACAAGGCATCGCGATGTTCATTGAGAAGCCAATCCACTCCGAATTAGAACCGGCGATTATTATTAATGAATACGTTGAACAGAGTGGCGTGGTCACGAGTGTCGGTTATCATTGGCGTTATGGCGGCAATGCACAGAATGCGAAGGCGATGCTCGAAGAGCAACCCCAAATTCTCGGGGCACTCGGATATTGGATGGGCGGGATGCCCGGCACACCGTGGTGGCGCGTGCGCGCAGAATCCGGTGGGCAGCACGTCGAACAAACAACACACATCTTCGATTTGGCGCGGTTTCTCGTCGGTAGCGACGGTAAAACCGTACACGGTGTCGCTGCAAGCGGTAGTATGACCCATATCGAAAACTATGACATAGACGATATCAGTATGGTGAACATCGAATTCAAGAACGGTGCTGTTGCGAACATCGTCTCGGCTTGTGCGATGGAAGGTTTCGGTCGCGTCCACCTCGAAGTGTTCACCCGTGGACTCGTTGTCACCGTCGGGGGTCCGAACAATGTAAACCGAGGCGGAGAGACAGAACCCCTTCAAGGAGATGGCGGACAGGACAGAGATCGCGTCTTTATTGATGCTGTGAAGAGTGGAGATACCTCTGAGATTCTATCGCCTTACAGCGACGCATTAGAGACACTCCGCATTATGCTCGCCGCAAGTACCTCCTTCCGCACGGGTAAGGCAATAGACCTGTAG
- a CDS encoding type II toxin-antitoxin system HicA family toxin, with product MPTLSPTDWRIQVKIFEKFGCRYVRQKGSHLIYHHPDAKRAVVIPRYDEVPVTIIRNNMRTVNMSREQYFQLFTEV from the coding sequence ATGCCGACACTTTCGCCAACAGATTGGCGAATCCAAGTGAAGATTTTTGAAAAATTCGGTTGCCGTTATGTTCGACAAAAAGGATCACATCTTATCTATCACCATCCCGATGCTAAACGTGCTGTCGTCATTCCGCGTTACGACGAGGTGCCGGTTACCATCATCAGAAATAACATGCGAACCGTCAATATGAGCAGGGAACAATACTTTCAATTGTTCACAGAAGTTTAA
- a CDS encoding TIM barrel protein, with the protein MPINQSICFGGFSRDRDPVDVIKKAAEIGYKSVEMLPAEYWSVVQDHGMRVAIFSGHSSLPSGLNDPSNHDRIEDELLENIDIAAENDIPGLICFSGNREGRSEEEGRDNTIAGLSRVTKYAEEKGINLCVELLNSKVNHPDYQCDTTAWGVEVCKGVGSPRAQLLYDIYHMQIMEGDLIRNITDYSDYIGHYHTAGNPGRHDLDDEQEIYYPAVMRAIANTGYELYVGHEFSPKGDAFDAMQHAYDVCNV; encoded by the coding sequence ATGCCAATTAATCAATCCATCTGTTTTGGCGGTTTCAGTCGTGACAGGGATCCCGTAGATGTCATTAAGAAAGCCGCCGAAATCGGTTACAAATCTGTTGAGATGCTCCCCGCAGAATACTGGTCCGTCGTCCAAGACCACGGGATGCGCGTTGCGATTTTCAGTGGACACTCGTCCCTTCCGTCCGGTTTGAATGACCCAAGCAACCACGACCGGATTGAAGACGAGCTTCTGGAAAACATCGACATCGCGGCGGAAAACGATATTCCCGGACTCATCTGCTTCTCTGGGAACCGAGAAGGTAGATCCGAAGAAGAGGGACGCGATAACACGATAGCGGGATTGTCCCGTGTCACCAAATATGCTGAGGAGAAGGGCATCAACCTTTGCGTTGAACTTCTGAACAGCAAAGTCAACCATCCAGATTATCAATGCGACACGACGGCGTGGGGTGTTGAGGTCTGTAAAGGTGTCGGTTCACCACGGGCGCAGCTGCTCTACGACATCTATCACATGCAGATTATGGAAGGCGACCTCATTCGGAACATCACCGATTACAGCGATTACATCGGGCATTATCACACCGCTGGCAATCCGGGTCGTCACGATCTCGATGACGAGCAGGAAATCTACTATCCTGCCGTGATGCGCGCCATCGCAAATACCGGATACGAACTCTACGTGGGACATGAATTTAGTCCCAAAGGCGATGCGTTTGATGCGATGCAACACGCTTATGATGTGTGTAACGTCTAA
- a CDS encoding BatD family protein, whose protein sequence is MRIDYAKNYYRNSAKADIGVKKIGKLLLIFFIGIVFIFLATDAQSQEINVAAVVSPRHIQFGEKARLDLTISGETFIKHVEVPQFNFLPAFLAMPLRSETTPRLESNRIAVSMAWAYELIPQAVGDFALSDVRFAYQGNSYFANPGSIRVSGADTYVEVSTNAIHRVEAEVDTSQPYINAPFTYTFRHLYTTVLPTRESPTPRLPTFPDFFVEKLQKVPTYTQQIRGRTFWVEAYTHKLYPKKIGQIVLAPAELLLPLPRGHKTLKTKPLTLTVQPIPETGRPAHFNGAIGEYKISAEIERGWVDVGQALTLTVRISGHGNIQTVVPPKLPPIAGVMVSGPNLMENTTATSRIYAYVLTPARTGALRIPAIKYAYFDPNRAVYATTETPPIPLSVRPNPNDPIGDTDGSPWTLWIILFAVLLVVLAVGGYLWYRSKFVKPAKTQGSTPAGTNTLDGRGSRKQKVQPAEGDPITPVSHAREALAALARGDATDNATTFANALAQTLYQYLEDTLVLSERNMDTAREVCTQAQIAESVVEDLIDILTKCDYHRFAPVPLSSDERNSLITSAEGVINYIESHCSIAC, encoded by the coding sequence ATGAGAATAGATTACGCCAAAAATTACTACAGGAACAGCGCAAAAGCGGACATCGGCGTGAAAAAGATTGGTAAACTTCTTCTAATCTTTTTTATCGGCATCGTTTTCATCTTTCTTGCAACAGATGCCCAAAGCCAAGAGATTAATGTCGCTGCCGTAGTGAGTCCTCGTCACATCCAATTCGGGGAGAAAGCGAGGTTGGACCTCACGATTTCAGGGGAGACCTTCATCAAACATGTTGAAGTCCCGCAGTTTAACTTCCTACCTGCATTCCTTGCGATGCCACTGCGTTCTGAAACCACACCGCGCTTGGAATCGAACAGGATAGCGGTTTCTATGGCGTGGGCTTATGAATTGATTCCGCAAGCAGTCGGGGATTTTGCGTTATCCGATGTCCGTTTTGCCTATCAAGGGAACTCCTATTTTGCGAATCCGGGTTCAATCCGAGTGAGCGGTGCTGACACCTACGTGGAGGTTTCAACCAACGCTATTCACCGGGTTGAAGCAGAAGTCGATACGTCACAGCCCTACATCAACGCACCATTTACGTATACCTTCCGGCATCTCTACACCACTGTTCTGCCGACTCGCGAATCCCCAACCCCACGCCTCCCGACATTCCCTGATTTCTTCGTTGAGAAGCTTCAAAAGGTGCCGACTTACACACAGCAAATTCGCGGGCGGACATTTTGGGTTGAAGCGTACACACATAAATTATATCCCAAGAAAATTGGGCAGATCGTTCTTGCACCTGCTGAATTGCTACTACCACTCCCGCGTGGACACAAAACCTTGAAAACCAAACCTTTGACGCTGACGGTGCAACCGATTCCCGAAACGGGCAGACCCGCTCACTTCAACGGTGCTATCGGTGAATATAAAATTTCTGCTGAAATTGAACGCGGTTGGGTTGACGTTGGACAGGCGCTAACACTTACTGTCCGTATCTCTGGACATGGTAACATCCAGACGGTCGTACCCCCCAAGCTGCCACCAATCGCTGGGGTCATGGTAAGCGGACCCAATCTTATGGAAAATACTACGGCGACAAGTCGGATCTACGCGTACGTTCTAACGCCTGCTCGAACAGGTGCCCTGCGTATCCCCGCGATTAAGTATGCCTACTTCGATCCGAACCGCGCAGTTTATGCGACGACCGAGACACCCCCTATTCCGCTCTCGGTGCGTCCGAACCCGAACGATCCTATTGGCGATACCGACGGTTCACCGTGGACACTCTGGATAATTTTATTTGCAGTTCTGCTTGTCGTATTGGCGGTAGGTGGCTATCTTTGGTATCGCTCCAAATTTGTGAAGCCTGCAAAGACACAGGGAAGCACCCCCGCGGGAACAAACACGCTTGACGGTCGTGGATCCAGAAAGCAAAAGGTGCAGCCTGCCGAAGGAGATCCGATAACACCGGTTTCACACGCGCGTGAGGCACTTGCAGCACTTGCACGTGGTGACGCAACGGACAACGCAACGACATTCGCGAATGCCCTCGCGCAGACGCTTTACCAGTATCTTGAGGATACGTTAGTGCTATCAGAACGGAATATGGACACGGCACGAGAGGTATGCACACAGGCACAAATCGCCGAATCTGTTGTTGAAGATCTCATTGACATCCTCACGAAGTGTGATTATCATCGTTTCGCACCTGTACCGCTCAGTTCAGACGAACGGAACAGCCTAATCACCAGTGCTGAAGGTGTTATCAACTATATTGAAAGCCACTGTAGCATAGCCTGTTAG
- a CDS encoding sugar phosphate isomerase/epimerase, whose translation MGFKFGYSTLRWQQPDFEELLTQLKAAGWDGWEMRQSLDWVGTPQHIRQVCNNADLPVAAVTARGLPIDKNPEQMELNKRRIDFAAEVEADCFMFMGAGKPQDRPVNNSDLAALADVSEEWAEYASQYGLDVCYHIHTNTTVDSIEDWAKYMSLLRKCKLCIDVSHSALWGYDPIESIRRYSDVLVYVHLQDYSGYTGGDESTYEVDWVDVGAGTVMDFPGIMSTLEELNYDRWVTACPGQVEKRSDLERMSVNREYLRQLGY comes from the coding sequence ATGGGTTTCAAATTTGGATATAGTACTTTACGTTGGCAACAACCTGATTTTGAAGAACTGTTGACACAACTCAAAGCTGCCGGATGGGACGGATGGGAGATGCGGCAGTCTTTGGATTGGGTCGGCACGCCACAACACATCCGACAGGTATGCAACAATGCGGATCTGCCCGTCGCTGCCGTAACAGCACGCGGACTGCCGATCGACAAAAACCCGGAACAGATGGAACTGAATAAACGGCGAATAGACTTCGCCGCAGAGGTTGAAGCCGATTGTTTCATGTTCATGGGAGCAGGTAAACCGCAGGATCGTCCCGTCAATAATTCGGATCTCGCAGCACTTGCTGACGTTTCTGAGGAGTGGGCAGAATACGCCTCGCAATACGGTTTGGATGTCTGTTACCATATCCACACAAACACGACCGTTGATTCGATTGAAGACTGGGCAAAATACATGAGTCTGCTCCGAAAGTGCAAATTATGTATAGATGTATCGCATTCCGCACTCTGGGGCTACGATCCGATTGAATCAATTCGCCGTTATAGTGATGTCCTCGTCTACGTCCATCTTCAGGATTATTCGGGCTACACAGGCGGAGATGAAAGTACATACGAAGTGGATTGGGTGGATGTCGGTGCTGGCACTGTCATGGATTTCCCCGGTATCATGTCCACTTTGGAAGAACTCAATTATGACCGGTGGGTTACGGCGTGTCCCGGACAGGTCGAGAAGCGTTCAGATCTGGAACGTATGTCGGTGAACCGAGAATATCTGCGGCAATTAGGTTATTAG
- a CDS encoding ARMT1-like domain-containing protein: MNSDAPTSIAHLSENITSTLENLLGCKLEDILTAISSDPAEIETFLAKLPTDTLEKYLTPQWVVLAAGKGTRIDATGRLSKTLDITFGEQNTLQYSRRYLPGNRPDIVVINPQMAARVEKSGSAAQLLGPNAVFCIQEEMNGTGGALQAALPVLQSSDAEWIGVAFGDEPFLARDIFAQTLLSHFLSGADVTLCGKIPETVVDKGGLFFDIDGKLIGTKEWYDMTETEKQEMWILWHKGEAYTNTGITLIRKSALMERIDRLQPHTNRNDELHHVDLIRHCYEDGLKTNAFIYRGEVLSGVNRWSNVLSGEEALFAQTRASLAQKGVRVDPAAQITLNGEDIEIGTACYLIGSVHLGEKVQIGDYCRLENVTLLGSTRVGDSVGLQGVTANDTTFESNPLPETLSAPVQGLATRSTIKNSTFDAVSVGNNVQLSAVAAHGTVIPADITLSNRTLGVPLAQTPPGVPNTLFDQIVPREYIPGVFTFGEKRELPDWEGLRQHVTSHSATELIPRATGNSQLQQITNKAVETLLDIRRANGDYLIESLTSEEIWGSIFEMVTLHTGNPNPYHYDKRKARQTALELLPEFWKDSWLTRLKLVVAGNIIDYSSERVMKRLNANPDYFSEVLRAAVEAPFAIDCYEQFREKVIDTTSQNILWLADNDGEVIFDIAFVQDLIQCGHRISIVGKVDNASNDATLADLHEIVNYSQFQELQTAMRDGVVKLMSSGAKTIGTNLYRGAPEFFNALLEADIVISKGQGNFFTTPGWLKDTFYLLLSKGLTAEQSTGVVADRNQTIDGLILAYLPGGTKRVATLRELCYSSDS, from the coding sequence ATGAATAGTGACGCGCCTACTTCAATAGCGCACCTATCAGAAAATATAACATCTACTCTCGAAAACCTTCTCGGTTGCAAACTGGAAGATATACTCACGGCGATCTCATCGGATCCCGCTGAAATTGAAACTTTCCTCGCGAAACTCCCAACAGACACTCTCGAAAAATACCTCACACCGCAGTGGGTCGTGCTTGCTGCCGGTAAAGGCACGCGGATCGATGCCACAGGACGCTTGAGCAAAACACTGGATATCACCTTCGGCGAGCAGAATACGCTCCAGTACTCACGGCGTTATCTACCGGGGAACCGTCCTGACATTGTCGTTATCAACCCACAGATGGCAGCACGTGTTGAGAAAAGCGGATCCGCAGCACAATTGCTGGGTCCGAATGCCGTTTTTTGTATTCAAGAAGAGATGAACGGCACAGGGGGTGCTTTGCAAGCAGCACTGCCAGTACTCCAAAGTTCGGATGCTGAATGGATCGGCGTGGCATTCGGTGATGAGCCGTTTTTGGCGCGCGACATTTTCGCGCAGACGCTGCTTTCCCACTTCCTCTCCGGTGCGGATGTTACCCTCTGTGGCAAAATTCCTGAAACGGTCGTGGATAAGGGTGGACTCTTTTTCGACATAGACGGGAAACTCATCGGTACCAAAGAGTGGTATGACATGACGGAGACAGAAAAACAGGAGATGTGGATCCTATGGCACAAAGGTGAGGCATATACCAACACAGGCATCACCCTCATTCGGAAAAGCGCGTTGATGGAAAGGATAGATCGGTTACAACCACATACAAACCGCAACGATGAACTCCACCACGTTGACCTCATCAGACACTGCTATGAAGACGGATTGAAAACGAATGCTTTCATCTATCGCGGCGAGGTATTATCCGGTGTCAACCGCTGGTCCAACGTCCTATCCGGTGAAGAAGCACTGTTCGCACAGACGCGGGCATCTCTCGCACAGAAAGGGGTTCGTGTTGATCCTGCGGCACAGATAACGCTAAACGGTGAAGATATTGAGATCGGCACGGCGTGTTATCTAATAGGCAGTGTGCATCTCGGTGAAAAGGTTCAGATTGGAGACTATTGTCGGCTTGAAAACGTTACGTTACTCGGATCAACAAGGGTAGGTGATTCCGTAGGACTACAGGGTGTCACCGCAAACGACACGACGTTTGAATCAAATCCTTTACCTGAAACACTATCGGCACCGGTGCAAGGACTCGCTACCCGAAGTACCATCAAAAATTCCACCTTTGATGCGGTGAGTGTAGGGAACAACGTCCAACTCTCAGCAGTCGCTGCGCATGGAACAGTGATTCCCGCCGACATTACCCTGTCAAATCGGACGCTTGGCGTGCCACTGGCTCAGACTCCGCCTGGTGTACCGAATACACTTTTCGATCAGATTGTGCCCCGTGAATATATCCCTGGGGTTTTCACCTTTGGTGAAAAAAGAGAACTACCGGATTGGGAGGGCCTTCGGCAGCATGTAACATCACATAGTGCCACAGAGTTGATCCCACGTGCGACAGGCAATTCACAGTTGCAACAGATCACGAACAAGGCTGTAGAAACACTCTTGGATATCCGGCGTGCCAATGGGGATTATCTCATTGAGTCCCTCACGTCTGAAGAAATATGGGGTAGCATCTTCGAGATGGTAACGCTTCATACCGGTAACCCAAACCCTTATCATTACGATAAACGCAAGGCACGGCAGACAGCGCTCGAACTCCTCCCAGAGTTTTGGAAAGATAGCTGGTTAACACGATTGAAACTCGTTGTTGCGGGAAATATCATCGACTATAGCAGCGAACGGGTCATGAAGAGATTGAACGCAAATCCCGATTATTTCTCTGAAGTCCTGCGTGCTGCGGTCGAAGCACCTTTCGCTATTGACTGTTATGAACAGTTCCGTGAAAAGGTGATTGACACGACTTCCCAGAACATTCTCTGGCTCGCCGACAACGACGGAGAGGTAATCTTCGACATAGCGTTTGTTCAGGACCTCATTCAATGCGGACACCGTATCTCTATTGTCGGAAAAGTGGACAACGCCAGCAATGACGCGACCCTTGCAGATCTGCATGAAATAGTGAACTATTCGCAATTCCAAGAACTACAGACAGCGATGCGTGACGGAGTTGTTAAACTCATGTCATCAGGGGCAAAGACGATTGGGACAAATCTGTACCGTGGAGCCCCAGAATTTTTCAATGCGCTGTTAGAGGCAGACATCGTTATTTCAAAAGGGCAAGGGAACTTCTTTACGACCCCGGGTTGGCTAAAAGACACATTCTATTTACTGCTTTCCAAAGGTTTGACTGCGGAACAGAGTACTGGCGTTGTGGCGGATCGAAATCAGACAATTGACGGATTAATCCTGGCTTACCTTCCGGGTGGTACAAAGCGGGTCGCCACGCTCCGAGAACTCTGTTACAGCAGTGATTCTTAA
- a CDS encoding type II toxin-antitoxin system HicB family antitoxin, translating into MKNLVVTEEIWKEGNMYTAYCPELDVASCGKNIEEARKNLLEVIEIHLEEAAKLGTLKAFLEDAGYDLNTSQPTIQLDKQVVAFNQRTVSFGGL; encoded by the coding sequence ATGAAGAATCTGGTAGTAACAGAGGAAATTTGGAAAGAAGGCAACATGTACACCGCCTACTGTCCAGAATTAGATGTTGCGAGTTGTGGAAAGAATATTGAAGAAGCCCGAAAAAATCTCCTTGAAGTTATTGAAATACACTTAGAAGAAGCGGCAAAACTCGGAACACTCAAGGCATTTTTAGAAGACGCAGGTTATGACTTGAACACTTCACAACCAACCATTCAACTTGATAAACAGGTGGTTGCTTTTAATCAACGGACCGTATCATTTGGAGGTCTTTAA
- a CDS encoding glutamate mutase L, with product MNESAEDIRSILATDCGSTTTKAILIEKRGDEYQLIVRGEAPTTVEAPVEDVTAGVINAITEVEELAGRKLLDNGVIIKPQNGDAGVDIYISTSSAGGGLQMMVAGVVRNLTAESAERAALGAGAIVMDVIASNDKRLPHEKIERIRHLRPDMLLLSGGIDGGTTSHVVELAEIIAAARPRPRLGIAYELPLIYAGNIDARESIKERLQDVMSLEMVDNLRPVLEREDLMPTRHKIQEQFLEHVMAHAPGYRKLIDWTDAPIMPTPGAVGEIIQTVSAQQAIEVVGVDIGGATTDVFSVFKNREAEPIFNRTVSANLGMSYSVSNVLAETGLENVLRWVPFDIEEGDLRNRIKNKMIRPTTIPQTLQELILEQAIAREALRLAFEQHKQLAVELRGVQQQRTISEAFDQAESGQTLVNMFSLDMLVGSGGVLSHAPRRQQAMLMMIDAFQPEGITHLAVDSIFMMPQLGVLAQVNPEAATQVFERDCLIHLGTAIAPIGVGKVGEACFSVEISTDGKPPIAEDVPYGELRLYPLPLGEKASLKLHPSRRFDVGAGSGNMVEAEAMGGVVGLVIDTRGRPLEIPTDTAQRVAQLTEWQTALDAYP from the coding sequence ATGAACGAATCAGCGGAGGATATCCGCTCTATTCTTGCTACCGATTGTGGTAGCACAACGACGAAAGCAATTCTAATTGAGAAACGGGGAGACGAATATCAACTGATTGTCCGTGGCGAAGCACCCACCACTGTTGAGGCACCCGTTGAGGACGTAACGGCTGGTGTTATCAACGCGATCACCGAAGTTGAGGAGTTGGCTGGGCGCAAACTCCTTGATAATGGGGTCATCATCAAACCACAAAACGGGGACGCGGGTGTTGACATCTATATATCAACCAGTAGTGCCGGTGGTGGACTCCAGATGATGGTGGCGGGTGTTGTGCGCAACCTGACAGCAGAAAGCGCGGAGCGCGCGGCACTGGGAGCCGGTGCGATTGTTATGGATGTTATCGCCTCTAACGATAAACGCCTACCACACGAAAAGATTGAGCGTATCCGGCACCTCCGTCCTGACATGTTACTCCTTTCCGGTGGTATTGATGGCGGCACGACCTCCCACGTCGTTGAATTGGCTGAAATTATCGCCGCTGCACGTCCCAGGCCGCGATTGGGCATCGCTTACGAACTTCCGCTCATTTATGCAGGGAATATAGACGCACGCGAATCGATCAAAGAACGCCTGCAAGACGTGATGTCACTGGAAATGGTGGACAACCTCCGCCCTGTTTTAGAGCGTGAAGATTTAATGCCGACCCGCCATAAGATTCAGGAACAATTCCTTGAGCACGTTATGGCACACGCCCCCGGCTACAGAAAACTCATTGATTGGACAGATGCCCCTATCATGCCGACACCGGGTGCAGTTGGTGAGATAATTCAGACCGTCTCCGCACAACAGGCTATTGAAGTCGTTGGGGTTGACATCGGCGGTGCGACGACGGATGTGTTCTCCGTTTTTAAAAACCGGGAGGCAGAACCGATCTTCAACCGCACTGTCAGTGCGAACCTCGGCATGAGTTATAGCGTCTCCAATGTCCTTGCTGAAACCGGTTTAGAGAACGTTCTCCGGTGGGTGCCCTTTGACATTGAAGAGGGCGACCTCCGCAATCGCATAAAAAACAAAATGATTCGTCCGACCACAATTCCGCAAACCTTACAAGAGTTGATTCTTGAGCAGGCGATCGCACGTGAAGCACTCCGGCTCGCCTTTGAGCAGCACAAACAGCTCGCCGTCGAATTACGGGGGGTTCAGCAGCAGCGAACTATCTCTGAAGCCTTCGATCAGGCGGAAAGTGGTCAGACCCTCGTTAATATGTTCTCTTTAGATATGCTCGTCGGTAGTGGTGGTGTTTTATCGCACGCGCCGCGTCGTCAGCAAGCGATGCTCATGATGATAGACGCTTTTCAACCTGAAGGCATAACCCATCTTGCTGTTGATAGCATCTTTATGATGCCACAACTCGGTGTGCTTGCACAAGTAAATCCTGAAGCCGCGACGCAGGTCTTTGAACGGGATTGCCTCATCCATCTGGGGACAGCTATTGCTCCTATCGGGGTTGGGAAGGTGGGTGAGGCATGTTTCTCCGTTGAAATTAGCACCGATGGCAAGCCACCTATAGCGGAAGATGTTCCTTACGGTGAACTCCGGTTATATCCGCTACCATTGGGTGAAAAGGCATCATTAAAACTCCATCCCTCGCGACGATTTGATGTCGGTGCAGGGAGCGGAAACATGGTTGAGGCAGAGGCAATGGGCGGGGTCGTTGGCTTGGTTATTGATACCCGTGGTAGACCGCTTGAAATACCCACAGATACTGCACAACGCGTCGCGCAGCTAACCGAATGGCAAACCGCTTTAGATGCGTATCCATAA
- a CDS encoding CopD family protein, with protein sequence MEIFSLFTLWLHVIAAVVWVGGNLILAMVIVPHFKQSLPPVQRIQLLTQIGKRFEPVVWGCIGVLFFTGIVNIFFAVDLTTATPISNAFMRTLLIKIVLFFVLVILTVLHSMIFAPRLAAAIETLDPALEELPAEVKPLRTQMSVISSLMGVVSLLILLAAVALRMGI encoded by the coding sequence ATGGAAATATTCTCACTTTTCACACTTTGGCTACACGTTATCGCCGCCGTTGTATGGGTCGGTGGCAACCTCATCTTGGCAATGGTGATTGTCCCTCACTTTAAACAGAGTCTGCCGCCTGTCCAACGCATCCAACTCTTGACGCAGATAGGGAAACGCTTTGAACCTGTTGTATGGGGCTGTATCGGTGTACTGTTTTTCACCGGCATCGTGAATATCTTCTTTGCTGTAGACCTCACGACTGCAACCCCGATCTCAAATGCGTTTATGCGAACCCTCCTCATCAAAATCGTGCTTTTCTTCGTATTGGTTATCCTCACGGTATTGCACAGCATGATTTTCGCACCCCGATTGGCAGCAGCAATTGAGACATTAGATCCCGCCCTTGAAGAACTCCCGGCGGAGGTGAAGCCACTCCGTACCCAGATGTCGGTCATATCCAGTCTGATGGGTGTCGTTTCTCTGTTAATCCTACTTGCTGCTGTTGCCCTCCGCATGGGGATTTAA